The proteins below come from a single Candidatus Delongbacteria bacterium genomic window:
- the glgB gene encoding 1,4-alpha-glucan branching protein GlgB, whose protein sequence is MNVFQNFPQLPLHDPFQWLGQHPRPGRRGGLQLRLLEIGCDSLFLQDARGGQELELQGNGQGLFELELTTTLDASTVLFRHVVAGKPDWIAHSPWLFAPLLDDMELHLFKEGRLLESWKSMGGRACTHQGVDGLRFVVWAPNARQVSVVGDFNGWNPQAHPMRNRGESGLWELFLPDQQPGLRYKYSLLVADGRRITKADPYSYETCLRPETASIVTSGSAHTWGDESWIDARTTREPLGQPLSIYELHLGSWRRPWNPDAEGTWLNYRELAAQLADYLDGTAFTHVELLPVMEHPFDGSWGYQVTGYFAPSRRFGSTDDFRAFVDLLHQRGYGVILDWVPAHFPKDDFALARFDGSALYEHEDPRLGEHPDWGTLIFNYGRREVRNFLISNALYWISEYHVDGLRVDAVASMLYLDYSRKEGEWLPNAYGGRENLDAIDFLRELNTELFRQFPGVLSIAEESTSWPAVSRPVYTGGLGFNYKWNMGWMHDTLRYMQLDPVHRRFHHDLLTFSMMYAWHENFILVLSHDEVVHGKGSLLSKMPGDSWQKLANLRLYYGWMWCHPGAKLLFMGGELGQYSEWSEGKDIDWRLQNHQAHSGVQRLVGDLNRLLRERPELHVAEHRQEGFQWVVVDDAVNSVYAFIRRDPRTGASVLVVGNFTPVPRNQYVLGVPHAGTWQERLNTDSSLYGGTDHGNGGSAVAWDEHWGEFPARLSLNLPPLGLLVLVPQS, encoded by the coding sequence ATGAATGTCTTCCAGAACTTTCCCCAGCTGCCGCTTCACGATCCCTTCCAGTGGTTGGGCCAACACCCTCGCCCCGGACGCCGTGGCGGGCTTCAGCTGCGTCTGCTCGAGATCGGCTGCGACTCTCTTTTTCTGCAGGATGCACGAGGTGGACAGGAACTCGAGCTGCAAGGGAACGGGCAGGGGCTGTTCGAGCTGGAACTGACAACGACCCTCGATGCCAGCACGGTTCTTTTTCGCCATGTGGTCGCCGGCAAACCGGACTGGATCGCCCATTCTCCCTGGCTCTTCGCGCCGTTGCTGGACGACATGGAACTGCACCTGTTCAAGGAAGGACGCTTGCTGGAAAGCTGGAAGAGCATGGGGGGGCGTGCCTGCACCCATCAGGGCGTCGATGGGCTGCGATTCGTGGTCTGGGCGCCCAATGCGCGCCAGGTGAGCGTGGTGGGCGATTTCAATGGCTGGAATCCCCAGGCCCATCCCATGCGCAACCGGGGCGAGAGCGGACTCTGGGAACTCTTCCTGCCCGATCAGCAACCGGGACTGCGCTACAAGTACAGCCTGCTGGTGGCCGACGGCCGCCGGATCACCAAGGCCGATCCATATTCCTATGAAACCTGCCTGCGGCCCGAAACGGCGTCCATCGTGACCAGCGGCAGTGCACACACCTGGGGCGATGAGTCCTGGATTGATGCCCGCACGACACGCGAGCCGCTGGGGCAGCCGCTCTCGATCTACGAGCTGCACCTGGGCAGCTGGCGCCGGCCCTGGAATCCCGATGCCGAAGGCACCTGGCTGAACTACCGGGAACTGGCGGCCCAGCTGGCCGACTATCTGGACGGCACCGCCTTCACCCATGTGGAACTGCTGCCCGTGATGGAACATCCCTTCGATGGGTCCTGGGGCTACCAGGTCACCGGCTACTTCGCGCCCAGCCGCCGTTTCGGCAGCACCGACGATTTCCGGGCCTTCGTGGACCTGTTGCACCAGCGCGGGTATGGTGTGATCCTCGACTGGGTTCCGGCGCATTTTCCCAAGGATGATTTCGCCCTGGCCCGTTTCGACGGCAGTGCCCTCTACGAGCATGAAGACCCACGCTTGGGCGAGCATCCCGACTGGGGCACCCTGATCTTCAACTATGGCCGCCGCGAAGTGCGCAACTTCCTGATCTCGAACGCCCTCTACTGGATCAGCGAATACCACGTGGATGGCCTGCGCGTGGATGCGGTGGCCTCGATGCTCTACCTCGATTACAGTCGCAAGGAAGGCGAGTGGTTGCCCAATGCCTATGGGGGCCGCGAGAATCTGGATGCCATCGACTTCCTGCGGGAACTGAACACCGAGCTGTTCCGCCAATTCCCCGGAGTGCTCTCGATCGCCGAGGAAAGCACGTCCTGGCCAGCCGTCTCGCGTCCCGTGTACACAGGCGGGCTGGGGTTCAACTACAAGTGGAACATGGGCTGGATGCACGACACCCTGCGCTACATGCAGCTGGATCCCGTGCACCGGCGCTTCCATCATGACTTGCTGACCTTCTCGATGATGTACGCCTGGCACGAGAACTTCATTCTTGTGCTCTCCCACGATGAGGTGGTCCACGGCAAAGGGTCGCTGCTCTCGAAAATGCCCGGCGATTCCTGGCAGAAGCTGGCCAACCTGCGCCTGTACTACGGTTGGATGTGGTGCCACCCGGGCGCCAAGCTGCTCTTCATGGGGGGCGAACTGGGCCAGTACAGCGAGTGGAGCGAGGGCAAGGACATCGACTGGCGCCTGCAGAATCACCAGGCCCATTCTGGTGTGCAACGTCTGGTGGGTGACCTGAACCGTCTGCTGCGGGAACGCCCCGAGCTGCACGTGGCCGAACACCGCCAGGAAGGCTTCCAGTGGGTGGTGGTGGACGATGCGGTCAATTCCGTCTACGCCTTCATCCGCAGGGATCCGCGCACGGGCGCCAGTGTGCTGGTGGTGGGCAATTTCACTCCGGTGCCCCGCAACCAGTACGTGCTTGGCGTGCCTCACGCGGGCACGTGGCAGGAACGTCTGAATACGGACAGCTCACTGTATGGCGGAACCGATCACGGCAATGGCGGCAGCGCGGTGGCCTGGGATGAACACTGGGGCGAATTCCCGGCCCGACTCAGCCTCAACCTGCCGCCGCTGGGCCTGCTGGTGCTGGTTCCCCAGTCCTGA
- a CDS encoding NAD(P)-binding domain-containing protein, which yields MSLDTIIWCVALLLTLLVPLFYVLRERNRSARAQEALELSRETGRDEPPSLHPVITSRCAGMGACERVCPEGKVIGLIQNRAHLIDAARCIGHGECAEACPVDAIRLVFGTARRGVDLPEVGGDFQSTVRGVYVAGELGGMGLIRNAFTQGRQAMQAISADLKNDSAKSDAEVLDVVIVGAGPAGLSAAIQARLDGLKVELLDQYGLGGAVLSYPRRKLVMTRPVEVPGQGQWKHHKIGKEELLELFQTAAHNAGIEVRAPWQVTKVLGELNQFVVHGPEGATLRARRVLLSIGRRGTPRKLGIPGEDSNKVSYQLLEPEIWAGSKVLVVGGGDSALEAAVALAGEGCEVSLSYRQDTLARAREANVASFEGAVATGRIRSYLSSQLVNIQGSCVLLKQKDTDVLLENDHVFIFAGGELPTAFLEGCGIGMRRHHGRLDD from the coding sequence GTGTCCCTTGATACGATCATCTGGTGCGTGGCCCTGCTGCTGACGCTGCTGGTGCCGCTGTTCTATGTCCTGCGGGAGCGCAATCGCTCGGCCCGGGCCCAGGAAGCACTGGAGCTTTCCCGGGAGACCGGGCGCGACGAACCCCCCTCGCTGCACCCCGTCATCACCAGCCGCTGTGCGGGGATGGGCGCCTGCGAGCGGGTCTGCCCGGAAGGCAAGGTGATTGGCCTGATCCAGAACCGGGCCCATCTCATCGATGCCGCCCGCTGCATCGGCCACGGAGAATGTGCCGAGGCCTGCCCCGTGGATGCGATCCGTCTGGTCTTCGGCACCGCGCGTCGCGGGGTGGATCTGCCCGAGGTGGGCGGCGATTTCCAGTCCACCGTCCGTGGAGTCTACGTGGCCGGCGAATTGGGCGGGATGGGGCTGATCCGCAACGCCTTCACTCAGGGGCGACAGGCCATGCAGGCCATTTCGGCCGACCTGAAGAACGATTCCGCGAAGAGCGATGCCGAGGTCCTGGATGTGGTGATCGTGGGAGCCGGCCCCGCCGGGCTGAGCGCGGCGATCCAGGCACGCCTGGATGGGCTGAAGGTCGAGTTGCTCGACCAGTACGGGCTGGGGGGTGCGGTGTTGAGCTATCCACGGCGCAAGCTGGTGATGACCCGTCCGGTGGAAGTCCCGGGTCAGGGTCAGTGGAAGCATCACAAGATCGGCAAGGAAGAGCTGCTGGAACTGTTCCAGACGGCAGCCCACAACGCGGGCATCGAGGTGCGCGCCCCATGGCAGGTCACCAAGGTTCTCGGGGAGCTGAATCAATTCGTCGTGCATGGCCCCGAAGGCGCTACCCTGCGTGCGCGGAGAGTCCTTTTGAGCATTGGCCGACGCGGCACACCACGCAAGCTGGGCATTCCCGGAGAAGACTCGAACAAGGTGTCCTACCAACTGCTCGAGCCGGAAATCTGGGCCGGCAGCAAGGTGCTGGTGGTCGGTGGTGGCGACAGTGCCCTGGAGGCGGCCGTCGCCCTGGCTGGAGAAGGCTGCGAGGTGAGTCTTTCCTATCGCCAGGACACGCTGGCCCGGGCGCGCGAAGCGAATGTGGCCTCCTTCGAGGGGGCCGTGGCCACTGGCCGGATCCGTTCATACCTGTCGAGCCAGCTGGTGAACATCCAGGGCTCCTGCGTGCTGTTGAAACAGAAGGACACGGACGTGCTGCTCGAGAATGACCACGTGTTCATCTTTGCCGGCGGCGAGTTGCCCACGGCCTTTCTCGAAGGCTGCGGAATCGGCATGCGACGCCATCACGGGAGGCTGGATGACTGA
- a CDS encoding tetratricopeptide repeat protein, producing MTERFGMLPLLVALVLASCGGPQKSTPAPAQESQDSLASAPTDSIAVLSVLWDRHPGHVPVAQRIGQLLEEAGRNEESLVWWRRAREADAPENKPAYWLDHARLLHALRRDTEAAACLDSLLESRPDWPEALYNRGALCVNTGDAAGARRHWSRLLELAPDHPMAERVSAWMSSQGGMQ from the coding sequence ATGACTGAGCGATTCGGGATGCTGCCCTTGCTGGTGGCTCTGGTTCTGGCCAGCTGCGGGGGGCCGCAGAAATCCACACCGGCTCCCGCACAGGAGTCTCAGGATTCGCTGGCGAGTGCGCCCACGGATTCCATCGCCGTGCTGAGCGTGCTCTGGGACCGCCACCCAGGGCATGTGCCGGTGGCCCAGCGCATCGGGCAACTGCTGGAAGAGGCGGGCCGCAACGAAGAGTCCCTGGTCTGGTGGCGACGGGCCCGGGAGGCGGATGCCCCTGAGAACAAGCCTGCCTATTGGCTGGATCACGCGCGCCTGCTGCACGCACTCCGCCGCGACACCGAAGCCGCCGCCTGTCTCGACAGCCTGCTGGAGAGTCGTCCCGATTGGCCCGAGGCATTGTACAACCGGGGCGCGCTCTGTGTGAACACAGGAGATGCGGCCGGGGCACGCCGCCATTGGAGCCGCTTGCTGGAACTGGCTCCCGACCATCCCATGGCCGAGCGCGTGAGTGCCTGGATGTCCAGCCAGGGTGGCATGCAGTGA